One Bufo gargarizans isolate SCDJY-AF-19 chromosome 4, ASM1485885v1, whole genome shotgun sequence DNA window includes the following coding sequences:
- the LOC122935372 gene encoding uncharacterized protein LOC122935372: protein MSEVSQKTRSRVSRSSRLSHRSRASEAGALARAEAEAMKAQIVFAEEEAKIKQEKARIEASLEVLSLKKSAAAATAKAQVLEAALETDDDTSDKPDIQLDLKHETAIQRTEEYVREHSQILHQPDPISEDGNKYPHSSTRFPLQTSSQQQNASCQDPPFTADLSFYAPPMRNSSGQIFREDPAMDSKRLDTPHHCIDPPDCYSYPMPPVEKGTYTCSSDARMIPPVNRYPDSSSQPSHVGSGKIYGKTRNYFKGTGAV from the coding sequence ATGTCTGAAGTTTCACAGAAGACCAGATCCAGAGTGTCACGCTCATCCAGACTCTCACATCGATCTCGTGCTTCTGAAGCAGGAGCGCTAGCCAGAGCCGAAGCAGAGGCCATGAAAGCACAAATAGTATTTGCAGAAGAAGAAGCAAAGATAAAGCAAGAAAAGGCACGTATAGAAGCTTCACTAGAAGTACTCAGTTTGAAAAAGTCAGCAGCTGCAGCAACTGCAAAAGCACAAGTATTAGAGGCTGCATTAGAAACGGATGATGACACAAGCGACAAACCAGACATCCAGCTTGACTTAAAGCACGAAACTGCTATACAGCGTACTGAAGAATATGTGAGAGAACATTCACAGATACTCCATCAACCCGATCCAATCTCAGAAGACGGAAACAAGTACCCACACAGCAGCACACGCTTTCCACTTCAGACAAGTTCACAGCAGCAGAACGCCTCTTGTCAAGACCCTCCCTTCACTGCAGACCTATCATTTTATGCCCCTCCAATGAGAAACTCCAGCGGTCAGatcttcagggaagaccctgcgaTGGACAGCAAGCGACTTGACACTCCACACCACTGCATAGATCCACCTGACTGCTACAGCTATCCTATGCCTCCAGTGGAAAAAGGAACTTATACTTGCTCATCTGATGCTAGAATGATACCACCAGTTAATCGTTACCCAGACTCCAGCTCACAACCAAGTCACGTCGGATCTGGTAAGATATATGGCAAGACGAGAAATTATTTCAAAGGGACTGGTGCAGTTTGA